The Pelagibacterium halotolerans B2 nucleotide sequence CCGACGGTGCGGGAATCGAAATTGGCGCCGGCCTGGAACGTGCCGCCCGCCTGCTGGCCCGAAGAGCTCGAAATGCCCCAGACGCCATCATAATTGGCCGCCTGCATGGGCAGGCTCTGCATCTGGCTGCCCGTGGTTTCCCGTCCGTCGACGATGGCATAAACGCTGTTGGTTCCGGCCGGGCTGGTCAGCGCCGTCGCCGCATGGCTGCCTCCGATATAGGCGGCATCGCCGTTCGCGTCAGTGTATGTATAGCCCGTCAGCCCGCCCGGCAGCCCCGGCGTTGCGGCGCCATTGCCCACCGTATAGTTCCGGCCATCCACCGCCACGGTGATAGTGCTCGGATTGGCCGCAAACGAGCCATTGCCCGTGCCCGTCCCACTGGCATTGAGCCCCACCGCCGAATAGTTGAGCGGCGAGGGCGGGAGCGAACTGGAGCTTGTGCAGCCCGAAACGAGCAGGGCCGCTGCTGCGGCGGAAAGAGCGAAGAGTTTGGTAGTCACGGGGGTTACCCTCCTTGGTGGTCATGATCGAGTGAGCCCCCGCTCTCGGGTCGATAATGCGGCCCGAATGTGATGGTTCCGGGTCAAGTGCCTTTGCAAAACAAGGTGTTGCAACATCGCCGCAGGCGGCTGACACACGCCCCGATCCCGACTAGTATGGCCGTCTCCACAATGAACCTGACCTGAATGACCAAGCCTCTCGCCCTCCGCACCGCACGCACCGTCTGCCCCCACGACTGCCCCTCGACCTGCGCGCTGGACGTCGAAGTGCTCG carries:
- a CDS encoding transferrin-binding protein-like solute binding protein, giving the protein MTTKLFALSAAAAALLVSGCTSSSSLPPSPLNYSAVGLNASGTGTGNGSFAANPSTITVAVDGRNYTVGNGAATPGLPGGLTGYTYTDANGDAAYIGGSHAATALTSPAGTNSVYAIVDGRETTGSQMQSLPMQAANYDGVWGISSSSGQQAGGTFQAGANFDSRTVGFELSDQSGLVGGGNGQIIGTGFTSTLDTRDAVDQGPNNVRLNSNNTIDGQFYGPNADEMAGLVQGNTTDGNGATAGYLIGTQ